In one Thermoplasmata archaeon genomic region, the following are encoded:
- a CDS encoding uracil-DNA glycosylase, giving the protein MAGAVGSEWRALSREIRGCVRCPLHLGRTHAVVYRGGEHPWVVFIGEAPGRAEDLAGEPFVGRAGAKLDEGIRRLGLGPTEFGIVNVLKCRPPANRFVVEAARICRPYLERQLALLRPRAVVTLGRWALRSMDPGAAPIMTAAGIPRSVGAWDVYPLLHPAAIRSHATAQRWERDLGTLAEWLNEKRR; this is encoded by the coding sequence ATGGCAGGAGCGGTCGGGTCGGAGTGGAGGGCGCTCTCCCGGGAGATCCGCGGATGCGTGCGCTGCCCGCTCCACCTGGGGCGCACCCACGCGGTCGTCTATCGGGGCGGAGAGCACCCGTGGGTCGTCTTCATCGGGGAGGCGCCGGGAAGGGCCGAGGATCTCGCGGGCGAGCCCTTCGTGGGCCGCGCCGGCGCGAAGCTCGATGAGGGGATCAGGCGCCTCGGTCTCGGTCCGACCGAATTCGGGATCGTCAACGTCCTCAAGTGCCGCCCCCCCGCGAATCGGTTCGTGGTCGAGGCCGCTCGCATCTGTCGGCCGTACCTGGAGCGCCAGCTCGCCCTTCTTCGACCGCGGGCCGTCGTCACGTTGGGTCGATGGGCGCTGAGGTCGATGGACCCGGGAGCGGCCCCGATCATGACCGCGGCGGGGATCCCGCGCTCGGTCGGGGCATGGGACGTCTATCCCCTCCTCCACCCCGCGGCGATCCGATCCCACGCCACCGCCCAACGCTGGGAACGAGATCTCGGGACGCTCGCCGAGTGGCTGAACGAGAAGCGGCGCTGA
- a CDS encoding DNA polymerase domain-containing protein → MRTVDLFLIEGSYRAADNGVVVELFGKTRDGTALVARYYGFRPYFVLLEPAAEVLDRLRADPEVVDIQPMPVWLGGRERPGARITIRSPWKVPEYRDRLRLPGDEPNVLACDIPFVHRFLYDKHVGLTLTLDVEDEPDSIRALYTSANVVRVVSAGGKDIRPAEAFRPPLRTLSFDIENAIRERTIFTICGVAEGGGRERRTFRFGDRDERRILERFVEFVLEDDPDVITGYNIAGYDIPLLQERAMVHGLELRIGRDRTTPRDMGERLWRVTGRVIADAWWWAHRELRPKQETLQFVARMLLSDSKLDVDRRNISAEWEKDPDRVMEYCEHDADLALRILQRLRSIDRGADLATVAHLPLEEGLNGRTSLFIDALLIPRADAEHVGVPPTHRLRREAAIEGGYVHTIRPGIYRWVVVLDFKSMYPSIIIAQNICFTTLSDRGTNVSPTGARFLSADVRPGLIPGILRELLADRDRFRSLSRSAATPEMRQYYDGLQNAVKVLMNSFYGVLASSFYRFTNKSIGAAITSFAREQITSIIRALEADGHEVVYSDTDSVFIRAPEPTFEGAKAFGEAIAARFTKENVAFEFQSVYESFFSHGAKKRYVGRQVWPREELVVRGYETRRSDSFEYQSQALMEVFDLVLKGDTEGLLRRSRELVLAVRQKQVLPAQLVIARSVRAEEEYNEGTRAALPFLRVFKQLQSEGYDVIPGMKVAWIVTNSHVSPQEIEPWIDGRPFTKEPDWAYYADRVAQTLARVTEVFDWDAQALLQGTHQQRLGHSPGSTPDRSGRPSATLDTPIAEIAGPKKRRTSTRSLSEWD, encoded by the coding sequence ATGCGCACGGTCGACCTGTTCCTCATCGAGGGCTCCTATCGGGCCGCTGACAACGGGGTCGTCGTCGAGCTGTTCGGCAAGACGCGGGACGGGACCGCGCTCGTGGCGCGCTACTACGGCTTCCGCCCCTACTTCGTACTCCTCGAACCGGCCGCGGAGGTCCTCGACCGGTTGAGGGCCGACCCCGAGGTCGTGGACATCCAGCCGATGCCCGTCTGGCTGGGGGGTCGGGAACGCCCGGGCGCCCGCATCACCATCCGCTCGCCGTGGAAGGTCCCCGAGTATCGGGACCGGCTGCGCCTCCCCGGGGACGAACCGAACGTGCTCGCCTGCGACATCCCCTTCGTCCATCGCTTCCTGTACGACAAGCATGTCGGGCTGACCCTCACGTTGGACGTCGAGGACGAACCGGACTCGATCCGGGCGCTCTACACGTCGGCGAACGTCGTGCGGGTCGTCTCCGCAGGAGGGAAGGACATCCGGCCCGCCGAGGCGTTCCGCCCCCCGCTCCGCACCCTCTCCTTCGACATCGAGAACGCCATCCGGGAACGGACGATCTTCACCATCTGCGGCGTCGCTGAGGGCGGTGGACGCGAACGGCGCACCTTCCGCTTCGGGGATCGGGACGAGCGGAGGATCCTCGAGCGGTTCGTGGAGTTCGTCCTGGAGGACGACCCGGATGTCATCACCGGCTACAACATCGCCGGGTACGACATCCCGCTGCTCCAGGAGCGGGCGATGGTCCATGGGCTCGAACTGCGGATCGGCCGGGACCGGACGACGCCGCGCGACATGGGCGAGCGCCTGTGGCGGGTCACGGGCCGAGTGATCGCGGATGCCTGGTGGTGGGCGCACCGGGAGCTTCGGCCGAAGCAGGAGACGCTGCAGTTCGTCGCCCGGATGCTCCTCTCCGATTCCAAGCTCGATGTCGACCGGCGCAACATCAGCGCGGAGTGGGAGAAGGATCCGGACCGGGTCATGGAGTATTGCGAGCACGATGCGGACCTCGCGCTGCGGATCCTCCAGCGCTTGCGCTCCATCGATCGGGGAGCCGATCTAGCGACCGTCGCGCACCTCCCGCTCGAAGAGGGCCTCAACGGCCGCACGTCGCTGTTCATCGACGCCCTCTTGATCCCCCGGGCGGATGCCGAGCACGTCGGCGTCCCGCCCACGCACCGGCTCCGTCGCGAGGCGGCGATCGAGGGTGGCTACGTCCACACGATCCGACCGGGGATCTACCGCTGGGTCGTGGTGCTCGACTTCAAGTCGATGTATCCGTCGATCATCATCGCCCAGAACATCTGCTTCACGACCCTGTCCGACCGGGGGACGAACGTCAGCCCTACGGGGGCCCGCTTCCTCTCCGCGGACGTTCGTCCGGGTCTGATCCCGGGGATCCTGCGCGAGCTCCTCGCCGACCGGGACCGCTTCCGCTCCCTCTCCCGGAGCGCGGCGACCCCGGAGATGCGCCAGTACTATGACGGTCTCCAGAACGCGGTCAAGGTGCTGATGAACTCCTTCTACGGCGTTCTCGCGTCGAGCTTCTATCGCTTCACGAACAAATCGATCGGCGCGGCGATCACCTCGTTCGCCCGTGAACAGATCACCTCGATCATCCGGGCGCTCGAGGCCGACGGTCACGAGGTCGTTTACTCCGACACCGACAGCGTGTTCATCCGCGCCCCGGAACCCACCTTCGAGGGAGCGAAGGCCTTCGGGGAGGCGATCGCGGCCCGATTCACCAAGGAGAACGTCGCCTTCGAGTTCCAGTCCGTTTACGAGTCGTTCTTCTCCCACGGGGCCAAGAAGCGGTACGTGGGCCGCCAGGTCTGGCCGCGCGAGGAGCTCGTCGTGCGAGGCTACGAGACCCGGCGGAGCGACTCCTTCGAGTACCAATCGCAGGCGCTCATGGAAGTGTTCGATCTCGTGCTCAAGGGCGACACGGAGGGGCTGCTGCGGCGCTCGCGCGAGCTCGTGCTCGCGGTGCGGCAGAAGCAGGTCCTGCCGGCGCAGCTCGTCATCGCCCGCAGCGTCCGGGCGGAGGAGGAGTACAACGAGGGGACCCGCGCCGCGCTCCCCTTCCTCCGGGTGTTCAAGCAGCTCCAGAGCGAGGGATACGACGTCATTCCCGGCATGAAGGTCGCCTGGATCGTCACGAACTCCCACGTCAGCCCGCAGGAAATCGAGCCGTGGATCGACGGGCGCCCGTTCACGAAGGAGCCGGACTGGGCATACTACGCGGACCGCGTGGCGCAGACCCTCGCACGCGTGACCGAAGTCTTCGATTGGGATGCGCAGGCTCTCCTGCAGGGGA